In one Nicotiana sylvestris chromosome 8, ASM39365v2, whole genome shotgun sequence genomic region, the following are encoded:
- the LOC104233118 gene encoding pentatricopeptide repeat-containing protein At3g54980, mitochondrial-like → MKTLVLPSSSAQIPPWLILFCRRHLCTSSISSSITNQHPQVSGLSPSDSLEKPILNPQESGKPVLLHDVDHSCDKPISEDGGFTKNHVVDVLLSHRDDPDSAYRYFQTARQQRGFLHTKSDPFFVLLHILVSSTMHQHKARRLLDNYAFSDSGPSATVVFNGLVNSYKAFDFELNPRVFNFLINSCVKVNRLTDAIDCFNRMVELDIMPWIPIMNKLLKALVRQDMIGVARDLYADVVSRGICYDCRTVHILMAACLREGKMEEAVQLFKEAKMSGIKLDAGLYSLCVYVACKEQNLSFALELLGEMKDMGWVPSEGTYVNIISTCVKQRNMVEALRLKDEMLSNGRPMNLVVATCLMKGYHVQGNLSSALDLFDKLALYGLTPSQVTYAVLLEGCCKNGNIEKAVEIYRQMKLAGIKPNVYVENSLIKGFLSVNLLDEAINVFDEAINSGTANVFVYNNIIAWFCKKGQMDEAQNVWDKMVDNGVVPSIASFNNMILGNCRNGNMDKALDLFSKLPERLLKPNVVTYSILIDGYFRKGDVDKAGNMFDQMVSSGIAPTDYTFNTIISGLSKAGKMSEAKDLLKKIVAGGLLPTCMSYNSLIDGFLKEDDVTSALAVYRELCDTGISPDVVTYTTLIDGFCKSNNIDLALKLLNEMRNREIKLDVIAYAVLIDGFCKRRDMKSASELFDEILQVGLSPNLFVYNSMISGFRNVNNMEAALVLHDRMISEGVTCDLETYTTLIDGLLKDGKIVMASNLFTEMLGKGIMPDDITYTVLVHGLCNKGQVENAHKVLEEMCKKSTTPNVLIYNTLIAGYFKEGNLQEAFRLHDEMLDKGLKPDDATYDILVSGSFRGNSFALGTSLPQ, encoded by the coding sequence ATGAAAACTTTAGTTCTCCCTTCTTCTTCCGCACAGATTCCTCCATGGCTAATCCTCTTTTGCAGACGCCATCTTTGTACTTCTTCAATCTCATCCTCAATAACAAATCAACACCCACAAGTTTCTGGACTTTCCCCTTCAGATTCTCTTGAAAAACCCATCTTAAACCCTCAAGAGTCTGGAAAGCCTGTACTTTTACATGACGTTGACCATTCTTGTGATAAACCCATTTCAGAAGATGGTGGGTTTACCAAGAATCATGTAGTTGATGTGCTTTTGAGCCACAGAGATGACCCTGATTCAGCTTATAGGTATTTTCAAACTGCTAGGCAACAAAGGGGTTTTTTGCATACTAAATCTGACCCTTTCTTTGTTTTGCTTCACATATTAGTAAGTTCTACAATGCATCAACATAAAGCTCGACGCTTGCTTGATAATTATGCTTTTAGTGACTCTGGTCCCTCTGCTACTGTTGTGTTTAATGGTTTAGTTAATTCTTATAAGGCTTTTGATTTCGAGTTAAATCCTCGAGTTTTCAATTTCTTGATAAATAGTTGTGTGAAAGTTAATCGACTAACTGATGCAATTGATTGTTTCAATCGGATGGTTGAACTTGATATAATGCCGTGGATCCCGATTATGAACAAGCTTTTGAAGGCATTGGTGAGGCAGGACATGATTGGAGTAGCGCGAGATTTGTATGCTGATGTAGTGTCTAGAGGAATCTGTTATGATTGTCGTACTGTGCATATTTTGATGGCTGCTTGTCTGAGAGAAGGGAAAATGGAGGAGGCGGTACAGCTTTTTAAGGAGGCTAAGATGAGTGGGATTAAGCTTGATGCGGGGTTGTATAGCCTTTGTGTTTATGTCGCTTGTAAGGAGCAGAATCTAAGTTTCGCGTTGGAGTTGTTGGGGGAGATGAAAGACATGGGTTGGGTTCCTTCTGAGGGCACTTATGTGAACATAATTTCCACTTGCGTGAAGCAAAGGAATATGGTTGAGGCATTAAGGCTCAAGGATGAAATGCTTAGTAATGGGCGTCCGATGAACTTGGTGGTTGCAACATGTTTGATGAAAGGGTATCATGTGCAGGGAAATTTATCAAGTGCGTTGGATTTGTTCGACAAACTGGCCTTGTATGGACTCACTCCGAGCCAGGTAACATATGCAGTTTTATTAGAAGGCTGCTGTAAAAATGGGAATATTGAAAAAGCAGTAGAAATTTACCGGCAAATGAAACTTGCAGGCATCAAGCCTAATGTTTATGTTGAGAATTCCTTAATAAAGGGATTTTTGAGTGTTAACTTGTTAGATGAAGCAATAAATGTATTTGATGAGGCAATAAATTCAGGGACGGCCAATGTTTTCGTTTACAATAATATAATAGCCTGGTTTTGTAAGAAGGGTCAAATGGATGAGGCTCAAAACGTATGGGATAAGATGGTCGATAATGGAGTCGTACCTTCTATAGCTTCGTTCAACAATATGATTCTTGGAAATTGCAGAAATGGGAATATGGACAAAGCATTGGATTTGTTCTCTAAGTTGCCAGAAAGGCTGTTGAAACCTAATGTTGTAACATATAGCATTTTGATTGACGGATATTTCAGAAAAGGCGACGTTGATAAAGCGGGGAACATGTTTGATCAAATGGTCTCTTCAGGAATTGCCCCTACTGACTACACATTCAATACCATAATAAGTGGTCTATCTAAAGCCGGCAAAATGTCAGAGGCGAAAGATTTGCTTAAAAAGATTGTTGCAGGAGGTCTCCTTCCAACATGCATGTCTTACAATAGCCTAATAGATGGATTTTTGAAGGAAGATGATGTCACTTCAGCATTGGCTGTTTACAGAGAGTTGTGCGATACTGGGATTTCCCCAGATGTTGTAACTTACACAACTTTAATTGATGGGTTCTGCAAAAGCAATAACATTGATCTAGCTTTAAAACTGCTGAATGAGATGAGAAATAGAGAAATTAAGTTAGATGTTATTGCGTATGCTGTCCTTATAGATGGCTTTTGCAAAAGAAGAGACATGAAAAGTGCGTCGGAACTTTTTGATGAAATCCTTCAAGTTGGTCTCTCTCCTAACCTATTTGTGTATAACAGCATGATAAGCGGGTTTAGAAATGTAAATAATATGGAAGCAGCACTAGTCTTGCATGATAGGATGATCAGTGAAGGCGTTACATGTGATCTGGAAACATACACCACATTGATTGATGGGCTTTTAAAGGACGGAAAAATAGTCATGGCGTCCAATTTGTTCACCGAGATGCTTGGAAAGGGTATAATGCCTGATGACATCACATATACTGTTCTTGTACACGGTCTTTGCAATAAAGGTCAGGTTGAGAATGCGCACAAGGTCTTAGAGGAGATGTGTAAAAAGAGTACGACTCCTAATGTTCTTATTTATAATACACTAATTGCTGGATATTTCAAGGAGGGAAATTTGCAAGAGGCATTTAGGTTGCATGATGAGATGCTTGACAAAGGTCTTAAGCCCGACGATGCAACCTATGATATTCTTGTAAGTGGATCATTCAGAGGAAACAGTTTCGCTCTTGGTACTTCATTGCCGCAATGA